From the Candidatus Dadabacteria bacterium genome, one window contains:
- a CDS encoding alpha-E domain-containing protein, whose protein sequence is MLSRVAESIYWMSRYAERAGNTARLISVNLGLAIDTHDSVEQEWDPIVKVTGDMELFRSLYDSTTRENVINFMVLDRNNPNSIISCVNCARENASSVREIISSEMWLLINRFYHKLNSDEAKQKLLDNPGKFCEVAKVQSLLFHGSGYISISHGEAWHFSELGKQMERADNTSRILDVKYYTLLPKAELVGTSIDNMQWIALLKSTSALETYKAKHQQISIGNVLDFLILDNQFPRSIIYCVGQADESLHCISNSPAGSYNNETEKEMGRLLSDLRFISVGEIIQRGMHEYLSSFQSHINEVGNRIYDDYFGYSITDSTLREFDNI, encoded by the coding sequence ATCCTAAGTCGCGTCGCAGAGTCTATATACTGGATGAGCCGCTACGCCGAGCGCGCAGGGAACACTGCGAGGCTTATAAGCGTAAACCTAGGCCTCGCCATTGACACCCATGACTCCGTTGAGCAGGAATGGGACCCCATAGTAAAGGTGACGGGAGACATGGAGCTTTTCAGAAGCCTTTATGACAGCACTACCCGGGAAAACGTAATAAACTTCATGGTACTTGACCGCAACAACCCGAACTCGATCATCTCCTGCGTTAACTGCGCCCGTGAGAACGCAAGTTCCGTTAGGGAGATAATCTCTTCTGAGATGTGGCTTCTAATAAACCGCTTCTACCACAAGCTGAACAGCGACGAAGCCAAGCAGAAGCTGCTCGACAATCCCGGAAAGTTCTGCGAAGTGGCAAAAGTGCAGAGCCTTCTTTTTCACGGATCCGGGTACATAAGCATATCCCACGGCGAGGCGTGGCATTTCTCAGAACTCGGAAAGCAAATGGAACGAGCCGACAACACTTCCAGGATACTCGACGTCAAGTACTACACCCTGCTTCCCAAGGCTGAACTCGTGGGAACGTCGATAGACAACATGCAGTGGATAGCCCTTCTTAAATCGACAAGTGCCCTTGAGACCTACAAGGCGAAGCATCAACAGATATCCATAGGCAACGTGCTCGATTTTCTCATCCTTGATAACCAGTTTCCACGCTCGATAATCTACTGCGTTGGGCAGGCCGACGAGTCGCTTCACTGCATATCTAACAGTCCTGCCGGCTCCTATAACAACGAAACCGAAAAAGAGATGGGAAGGCTTCTATCGGATCTTCGGTTCATAAGCGTCGGGGAGATAATACAGCGTGGAATGCACGAGTACTTAAGCAGTTTTCAGTCCCACATAAACGAGGTCGGAAACCGCATATACGACGATTACTTCGGCTACAGCATAACAGACAGCACCCTTCGGGAGTTTGACAATATCTGA
- a CDS encoding circularly permuted type 2 ATP-grasp protein, whose amino-acid sequence MNFKNYDTEGFYDEVFKDNATPHEWTRFLTDRIESLSGGELIERQKAAEMNLFEMGVTFTLYSEKKKGSEENIFPFDIIPRIVSAEDWELIERGLKQRIHALNLFIDDIYNDRKILRDKVVPKELILSSREFRLDCVGFSPPKNIWCHITGTDLIRHSDGNFYILEDNLRSPSGVSYVLENRELLKRTFPKVFGTVEIMPISDYGLHLHDTLQYLLSDRTANPKVVLLTPGIYNSAYFEHSFLAKEMGIELVEGRDLVVVENFVYLKTTKGLEKVDVIYRRIDDNFLDPQVFRPDSVLGVPGLFGAYKAGNVAIANAPGGGVADDKIIYAYVEKIIKYYLGEDPIISNVPTYICEEDEARKYVLDNIEKLVVKPANESGGYGIVFGPKATKEELAQAKRDIKADPRNYIAQKTMSLSRAPVIVDDHFEGRHVDLRPFILYGKEIFVLPGGLTRVALRKGSMIVNSSQGGGSKDTWVLAPAKNAGGKGGRKS is encoded by the coding sequence ATGAATTTTAAAAACTACGACACGGAAGGCTTTTACGACGAGGTATTCAAGGATAACGCCACCCCGCATGAGTGGACCCGCTTTTTAACCGACAGGATAGAGAGTCTCTCAGGCGGAGAGCTGATCGAGAGGCAGAAAGCGGCCGAGATGAACCTTTTCGAGATGGGGGTCACCTTCACCCTCTACTCGGAGAAAAAGAAGGGCTCCGAGGAGAACATTTTCCCCTTCGACATAATTCCTAGGATAGTGTCTGCCGAGGACTGGGAGCTCATAGAAAGGGGCCTCAAGCAGAGAATCCACGCGCTTAACCTCTTCATAGACGACATATACAACGACCGGAAGATTCTGAGGGACAAAGTGGTTCCCAAGGAACTCATTCTCTCAAGCAGGGAGTTTCGCCTTGACTGCGTCGGTTTTTCCCCGCCGAAGAATATCTGGTGCCATATCACGGGAACGGACCTTATAAGACATTCGGACGGAAACTTCTACATCCTCGAAGACAACCTGCGCTCCCCCTCCGGCGTCTCCTACGTGCTTGAGAACCGCGAACTTCTGAAACGCACGTTTCCCAAGGTATTCGGCACCGTCGAGATAATGCCCATAAGCGATTACGGGCTCCACCTTCATGACACCCTCCAGTATCTGCTATCTGACAGAACGGCTAACCCCAAGGTGGTGCTTCTCACCCCGGGGATATATAACTCGGCCTACTTCGAACACTCGTTTCTGGCAAAGGAGATGGGAATAGAGCTTGTCGAGGGAAGGGATCTCGTCGTGGTAGAGAACTTCGTTTACCTAAAGACCACTAAGGGGCTTGAAAAAGTGGACGTCATATACAGAAGGATAGACGATAACTTCCTTGACCCTCAGGTGTTCCGCCCGGATTCAGTGCTCGGAGTTCCGGGGCTTTTCGGCGCGTACAAGGCCGGAAACGTCGCCATAGCCAACGCCCCAGGAGGAGGAGTGGCCGACGACAAGATAATATACGCCTACGTTGAGAAGATAATAAAGTACTACCTGGGAGAAGATCCCATAATCTCGAACGTGCCGACGTATATCTGCGAGGAGGATGAAGCCAGAAAATACGTACTCGACAATATAGAGAAGCTGGTCGTAAAGCCCGCGAATGAATCTGGAGGATACGGGATAGTGTTCGGACCCAAAGCGACGAAAGAGGAGCTGGCCCAAGCCAAAAGAGATATAAAAGCGGATCCCAGAAACTACATAGCCCAGAAGACTATGTCCCTCTCCCGTGCTCCCGTGATAGTGGACGATCACTTCGAGGGACGCCATGTCGATCTGAGACCCTTCATTCTTTACGGAAAAGAAATATTCGTCCTGCCCGGAGGCCTTACCAGAGTAGCGTTGCGCAAAGGTTCGATGATAGTCAATTCGTCTCAGGGAGGCGGAAGCAAGGACACTTGGGTGCTTGCTCCCGCAAAGAACGCCGGGGGCAAAGGAGGCAGAAAATCCTAA
- the hslU gene encoding ATP-dependent protease ATPase subunit HslU — MSQESYLTPREIVSELDKYIVGQNMAKRAVGVALRNRWRRQKVSPELRDEISPKNILMMGPTGVGKTEIARRLAKLAQAPFVKVEASKFTEVGYVGRDVESMIRDLTEIAVNMVTEEETLSVNTRARELAEDKLIDLLVPTRPVTGTEEDMDEAKRKMSETKKKMRKLLWDGKLDDREVEIEITARTLPIQVFSQAGVEEMDPGISEMIGSLMPKKSKVRKVKVPEAMDILTEEEARRLIDMDKVTQLALERTENSGIIFIDEIDKVAGKNGVSGPDVSREGVQRDLLPIIEGSSVTTKHGMVRTDHILFIGAGAFHVSKPSDLIPELQGRFPIRVELEALTKDDFIRILTEPKNALIKQYTELMRTEDIKLSFTDEAIEKIAETAAEVNSSTENIGARRLHTVLEKLLDEISFNAPDMKEKKFTIDKSYVEEKIADIVKDRDLSRYIL, encoded by the coding sequence ATGTCCCAAGAATCCTACCTCACCCCGAGGGAAATAGTATCGGAGCTAGACAAGTACATAGTCGGACAGAACATGGCCAAAAGGGCCGTGGGCGTGGCGCTCAGGAACAGGTGGAGAAGGCAGAAGGTATCGCCCGAGCTTCGCGACGAGATATCCCCAAAGAACATACTTATGATGGGACCCACCGGCGTGGGAAAAACAGAGATAGCCCGGCGTCTGGCGAAACTTGCCCAGGCCCCCTTCGTAAAGGTCGAGGCGTCAAAGTTCACCGAAGTTGGGTACGTGGGTAGAGATGTTGAGTCAATGATACGAGACTTAACTGAAATAGCCGTCAACATGGTAACAGAGGAGGAGACCCTTTCGGTTAACACGAGGGCTAGGGAGCTTGCCGAGGACAAGCTCATTGACCTGCTCGTTCCGACTCGTCCCGTCACTGGGACGGAGGAAGACATGGACGAGGCTAAGAGAAAAATGAGCGAGACCAAAAAAAAGATGAGAAAGCTTCTTTGGGACGGAAAGCTTGACGACAGGGAAGTCGAGATAGAGATAACGGCGAGGACCCTTCCCATACAGGTGTTCAGCCAGGCGGGAGTTGAGGAGATGGACCCCGGAATCTCGGAGATGATCGGAAGCCTCATGCCCAAAAAATCGAAAGTAAGAAAGGTTAAGGTTCCCGAGGCCATGGACATTCTCACCGAAGAGGAAGCCCGAAGACTGATAGACATGGACAAAGTTACCCAGTTAGCTCTCGAGAGAACCGAGAACTCGGGAATAATCTTCATAGACGAGATAGACAAGGTCGCCGGAAAAAACGGCGTCTCGGGGCCTGATGTTTCAAGGGAAGGGGTGCAGAGGGATCTTCTCCCTATAATCGAAGGGAGCAGCGTCACCACGAAGCACGGGATGGTAAGGACCGACCACATACTCTTCATAGGAGCCGGGGCGTTTCACGTCTCAAAGCCGTCCGACCTCATACCCGAGCTCCAAGGGCGCTTTCCCATAAGAGTTGAGCTTGAGGCGCTCACCAAAGACGACTTCATACGGATCCTCACCGAGCCCAAAAATGCTCTCATAAAACAGTACACCGAGCTTATGAGGACCGAGGACATAAAACTCTCTTTCACTGACGAAGCAATAGAGAAAATAGCCGAAACCGCAGCCGAAGTTAACAGCTCTACCGAGAACATAGGGGCAAGGAGGCTTCACACCGTTCTCGAGAAGCTACTTGATGAGATCTCCTTTAACGCTCCCGACATGAAGGAGAAGAAATTCACCATAGACAAAAGCTATGTTGAGGAGAAAATAGCCGACATCGTCAAGGACAGGGACCTAAGCAGGTATATACTCTAG
- the hslV gene encoding ATP-dependent protease subunit HslV — protein MSQFHGTTILCVKKDGRVALGGDGQVTMGATAVKHKANKIRKMRGGKICAGFAGSTADAMTLFDKFDGKLEEFSGSLERAAVELAKEWRSDRILRRLEALLIVANSETMLIISGSGDVIEPDESVIAIGSGGPFAQAAALALAKHSELSATEIVECSLEIAAGICIYTNSHISIEEID, from the coding sequence ATGAGCCAATTTCACGGAACCACGATACTCTGCGTTAAAAAAGACGGTCGGGTGGCGTTAGGAGGCGACGGCCAAGTAACCATGGGAGCAACCGCGGTAAAGCATAAAGCGAACAAGATAAGAAAAATGCGCGGCGGGAAAATCTGCGCCGGATTCGCGGGTTCAACGGCAGACGCGATGACGCTTTTTGACAAGTTCGATGGAAAGCTTGAGGAATTCAGCGGAAGCCTTGAGCGTGCAGCAGTCGAACTCGCAAAGGAATGGAGATCGGACAGAATCCTGAGAAGGCTCGAGGCCCTGCTGATAGTCGCTAACTCTGAAACCATGCTCATAATCTCGGGAAGCGGAGACGTAATAGAACCCGATGAGAGCGTGATAGCCATAGGATCGGGAGGTCCCTTCGCCCAAGCGGCAGCTTTGGCGCTTGCCAAGCACTCGGAGCTTTCCGCCACGGAAATAGTCGAGTGCTCACTTGAGATCGCAGCCGGAATCTGCATTTACACAAATAGTCACATATCGATAGAGGAAATAGATTAA
- the xerC gene encoding tyrosine recombinase XerC has protein sequence MNELLESFIKHLSDERNYSEHTVKAYRGDLENFHDFLLKEKKKIEDADIATINAYVSTLYGKNSPSSVERKVSAIRSFFSYLVRKGLAAQNPAKLVRTPKKEKHLPVFLSVDEVFNLVDVKDSEKNPLRVRDRAILELLYSSGLRVSELAGTTLADLSMGEAIIRVRGKGNKERIVPVGSKALSALGEYLDIRETLKPASDHIFLNSRGGGITTRSLARIIKKYGLVSGISKNVSPHVLRHSFATHLLAGGADLRAIQEMLGHASLSTTQRYTHLSVERIMEVYDKTHPNA, from the coding sequence ATGAACGAACTGCTCGAAAGCTTCATAAAGCACCTCTCGGACGAAAGAAACTACTCGGAGCACACCGTAAAGGCCTACAGGGGCGATCTTGAGAATTTCCACGATTTTCTCTTAAAGGAAAAGAAAAAAATTGAGGACGCGGACATTGCGACAATAAACGCATACGTCTCAACGCTCTACGGAAAAAACTCCCCCTCCTCAGTCGAGAGAAAAGTATCGGCGATAAGATCTTTTTTCTCGTATCTGGTAAGAAAAGGCCTCGCAGCGCAGAATCCCGCAAAACTCGTGCGCACCCCTAAAAAGGAAAAGCACCTCCCAGTGTTTTTAAGCGTGGACGAGGTGTTCAATCTGGTCGACGTAAAGGATTCTGAGAAAAATCCGCTTCGGGTACGCGATAGAGCGATTCTTGAGCTTCTTTATTCAAGCGGCCTTCGTGTAAGCGAACTTGCGGGAACCACGCTCGCCGACCTCAGCATGGGAGAAGCGATAATAAGGGTTCGCGGGAAAGGAAACAAAGAGAGAATCGTTCCCGTGGGATCAAAGGCACTTTCCGCTCTCGGGGAGTATCTTGACATAAGAGAAACCTTGAAACCCGCATCCGACCATATATTCCTGAACTCTCGCGGAGGCGGAATAACCACAAGAAGTCTGGCGCGGATAATAAAAAAGTACGGCCTAGTATCGGGGATATCGAAAAACGTGAGTCCCCACGTACTTAGACACTCGTTTGCCACCCACCTGCTTGCGGGCGGCGCAGACCTTCGGGCAATCCAGGAGATGCTCGGTCACGCGAGTCTCTCGACGACCCAGAGATACACCCACCTCTCGGTCGAGCGGATAATGGAAGTGTACGACAAGACTCACCCGAACGCCTAG
- a CDS encoding EamA family transporter, with protein sequence MRATLIGFSAILMWSLLALLTASSGEVPPFQLAAMCFSIAASIGLIALAAKPSGFRNLRQPLRIWCLGVGGLFGYHFFYFTALRNAPAVEASLIGYLWPLLIVVGAAFLPGERLGWHHITGVLAGLAGTVLIVSKNSLSFDDSFAFGYSAALLSAFTWSAYSLLSRRFGAVPTDVVTGFCAVTAFFSLICHLALEQTVWPQGTGQWLAVAGLGLLPVGAAFYAWDFGVKHGDIRVLGSASYAAPLLSTLILVASGVGQADWRIALACVLITGGAVVAAKDLLFASTCKEAKVGK encoded by the coding sequence ATGCGAGCAACACTTATAGGATTTAGCGCAATCCTTATGTGGTCGCTACTGGCCCTTCTGACGGCCTCATCAGGGGAAGTGCCTCCCTTCCAGCTTGCCGCAATGTGTTTTTCGATCGCCGCTTCCATCGGACTGATCGCGCTTGCCGCAAAGCCGTCGGGCTTTCGCAATCTGCGCCAACCCTTGCGCATATGGTGTCTCGGTGTTGGAGGGCTATTCGGCTATCATTTTTTCTACTTCACCGCCCTGCGGAATGCACCGGCTGTCGAAGCAAGTCTGATCGGTTATCTCTGGCCCCTGCTGATCGTCGTCGGGGCAGCGTTCCTTCCCGGAGAGCGGCTCGGCTGGCACCACATAACAGGCGTACTGGCTGGTCTGGCGGGGACAGTACTGATTGTTTCGAAAAACAGCCTTTCTTTCGATGACAGCTTTGCCTTCGGTTACAGCGCGGCGCTGCTTTCCGCTTTTACCTGGTCCGCCTACTCGCTTCTGTCACGGCGGTTTGGCGCGGTTCCGACCGATGTCGTCACCGGATTCTGCGCAGTAACAGCCTTTTTTTCACTTATCTGCCATCTGGCGCTGGAACAGACGGTCTGGCCGCAAGGAACCGGACAATGGCTAGCCGTCGCAGGCCTTGGACTGCTACCGGTTGGGGCAGCATTTTACGCTTGGGACTTTGGCGTTAAACACGGCGATATCCGGGTCCTAGGCTCTGCGAGCTATGCAGCGCCGTTGCTTTCAACCTTAATACTTGTTGCATCAGGTGTAGGCCAAGCCGACTGGCGCATCGCCCTTGCCTGCGTTTTGATCACTGGAGGCGCCGTGGTGGCCGCAAAGGATCTGTTGTTTGCATCAACCTGCAAGGAAGCAAAGGTAGGAAAATGA
- a CDS encoding oligosaccharide flippase family protein: MSELRAEKRQFMKNVSWLVVAKSVPSAANIVEMIVLARVLGLELFGLLTLIIAYVKVVSSLVDFRVWESVVRYVGEFLEKKESEHALSMIKFSYMVDAAGGLLAFGVCLLLAGVANDIFIKSQDGFDLVLIFSLTLVVASVNTTSEALFRVFDRFKTIVFVQSAKAVFKLSSVLAALYMGYGIKGVLVAYVAVSFFEFVLTQIVVNRMLRDKGLHTWLSSKVGLLSGRMREITWFLLNTSFNATLTIANEGKVAVLILGYFFGSGAAGLYKIARAVIKVVNRITDPLHEAIFPRLVSFSTSNLYDRFAEILKFSVRSLLKLVIPVLIIVLLFTEQLISLIFGDQYVPASNTMRVLAVAVLFTGGTFWLTPMLLAIGRPGLRTAVSTFKVLTYLVLLLLLVPEYSYFGAGIAYLIVEFGHFLATVYLARKFSREYLG; encoded by the coding sequence ATGAGTGAACTCAGAGCAGAAAAAAGACAATTCATGAAAAATGTGTCCTGGCTTGTTGTCGCCAAATCCGTTCCCTCCGCTGCCAATATAGTTGAAATGATCGTTCTGGCAAGAGTGCTCGGCCTCGAACTCTTCGGTCTGCTTACCCTTATCATAGCCTACGTTAAGGTAGTGAGTTCGCTTGTGGATTTCAGGGTATGGGAATCCGTCGTTAGATATGTGGGTGAGTTCCTCGAGAAAAAAGAATCGGAACATGCCCTGTCGATGATAAAGTTCTCCTACATGGTCGATGCCGCGGGGGGTCTGCTGGCCTTTGGGGTATGTTTGCTGCTTGCCGGGGTGGCAAACGACATATTCATAAAGTCTCAGGATGGTTTCGATTTAGTTCTGATCTTTTCCCTGACTCTCGTAGTCGCAAGCGTCAACACCACGTCGGAAGCGCTTTTCAGGGTGTTTGACCGGTTCAAGACGATAGTTTTCGTGCAGTCGGCAAAAGCGGTTTTCAAACTTAGTTCCGTGCTTGCGGCGCTGTATATGGGTTACGGAATAAAGGGCGTGCTAGTTGCCTATGTGGCGGTTTCCTTCTTTGAGTTTGTGCTTACCCAGATAGTTGTGAACAGAATGCTGAGGGACAAGGGACTTCACACCTGGCTTTCCTCAAAAGTAGGACTTCTCTCCGGCAGGATGAGGGAGATAACTTGGTTTCTGCTTAACACGAGCTTTAACGCCACGCTTACGATCGCTAACGAAGGAAAAGTGGCCGTTTTGATCCTAGGTTATTTCTTTGGAAGCGGTGCGGCGGGGCTTTACAAGATAGCAAGGGCCGTGATCAAGGTGGTTAACAGGATTACGGATCCCCTGCACGAGGCCATTTTCCCGAGACTCGTGAGTTTTTCAACGTCAAACCTCTACGACAGATTTGCCGAAATCTTGAAGTTCTCGGTTAGGAGCCTGCTTAAGCTTGTAATCCCAGTCCTTATTATAGTACTTCTCTTCACGGAACAACTGATAAGCCTTATTTTCGGTGACCAGTACGTGCCTGCCTCCAATACCATGAGGGTGCTCGCCGTGGCCGTTCTTTTTACGGGCGGAACGTTCTGGCTCACGCCGATGCTCCTTGCGATCGGAAGACCTGGACTTAGGACCGCGGTCAGCACGTTTAAAGTCCTCACATACTTGGTCTTGCTGCTTTTGCTGGTTCCAGAGTATTCGTATTTCGGAGCCGGCATCGCCTATCTGATCGTGGAATTCGGGCATTTTCTGGCGACCGTTTATCTTGCCCGGAAATTCAGCCGTGAGTATCTGGGGTAA
- a CDS encoding glycosyltransferase family 4 protein — protein sequence MKVLLYTHEFPPFQGGLATTSYKLAKGFAKAGIDTTVLAPGYSEEDAAADGDSDFAVRRMSAFTRNHGAPSPVKEIAGWISLSRYLSSNTPDAVLLVTREAHFAGGISPLDPRKYRIIARVAGREAKKFLLGQRFKNRVQARFMNRLYRRAHKIIGPSESTRQMFIESGIPGERVGVIHNGTPRELILREADPAAVRRLREKYGIEPSEKMILTVSRLTRGKGQDKVIEALSAVREKYTNFRYVIAGEGRYEKALRDLVASKRLGDRVVFAGSVRHEDVWIFYDACDIFAMVNRTIPSEENIEGLPNVLIEAAARGKPIVTGVDGGGKEAVEQRRSGYVTDGNNVPRIAQYLVELLSDEDKGREFGARGKQKMLEDFTEEGMIDKYLGVIGYRA from the coding sequence ATGAAAGTTCTTCTCTACACCCATGAATTCCCGCCTTTCCAAGGCGGACTGGCAACGACAAGCTACAAGCTTGCAAAAGGCTTTGCGAAAGCCGGTATAGATACTACGGTCCTTGCCCCGGGCTACTCCGAGGAAGACGCCGCGGCAGACGGAGATTCTGACTTCGCTGTTCGAAGAATGAGCGCCTTCACCAGAAACCACGGAGCCCCGTCCCCGGTAAAGGAGATCGCCGGGTGGATATCGCTTTCAAGGTATCTATCTTCCAACACGCCGGATGCGGTGCTGCTTGTAACGAGAGAAGCCCACTTCGCCGGGGGCATCTCGCCGCTTGATCCCCGAAAGTACAGAATCATCGCGAGGGTGGCGGGACGGGAGGCCAAAAAATTTCTTCTCGGGCAGCGGTTTAAAAACAGGGTTCAGGCCCGGTTCATGAACAGGCTTTACAGGAGGGCTCACAAGATCATAGGCCCGAGTGAATCTACAAGGCAGATGTTCATCGAGTCGGGAATCCCCGGCGAAAGAGTGGGAGTGATACACAACGGTACACCCAGGGAGCTTATCCTGCGCGAGGCCGACCCCGCAGCCGTGCGGCGGCTTAGGGAAAAATACGGCATCGAGCCCTCAGAGAAAATGATTCTTACCGTCTCGAGGCTCACTCGGGGAAAGGGACAGGACAAGGTAATAGAAGCCCTCTCCGCCGTAAGGGAGAAGTACACAAACTTCAGGTACGTAATCGCCGGGGAGGGACGTTACGAAAAAGCTCTTAGGGATCTGGTGGCAAGCAAGCGGCTTGGGGACAGGGTTGTTTTTGCCGGATCGGTACGCCACGAAGACGTGTGGATCTTCTATGACGCGTGCGACATTTTCGCAATGGTTAACCGGACGATACCGAGCGAGGAGAACATCGAGGGACTCCCAAACGTCCTGATCGAGGCTGCTGCAAGGGGAAAGCCTATAGTCACGGGAGTTGACGGCGGGGGCAAGGAAGCCGTCGAGCAGAGAAGGAGCGGCTACGTTACGGACGGAAACAACGTTCCAAGAATCGCGCAATATCTCGTAGAACTTCTTTCTGACGAAGACAAAGGCAGGGAATTCGGGGCCAGGGGAAAACAGAAAATGCTTGAAGACTTCACCGAGGAGGGAATGATCGATAAGTACCTCGGAGTAATCGGCTACCGGGCATAA
- the asnB gene encoding asparagine synthase (glutamine-hydrolyzing), producing the protein MCGITGIYSPGATVSAAVISAMTNTLRHRGPDHSGTYVNPDRTVGLGHTRLSIIDLSERGNQPMANDGGGIQVSYNGEIYNYKEIREELRQKGHVFRTNSDTEVLIRSYEEWGIECLHKFIGMFALAIWDERESRLYLARDRVGIKPLYYYRENGLFLFGSELKAVMEHPGFQKRINPDGLALFLRYNYIRSPYTIFENTFKLEPGHYFCLHDGQLEKHRYWDITESYNAHPYDIDEEEACDILEETMLDSLKYRLVSDVPVGLFLSGGIDSSTVATLLQKNIPTPLKTFTIGFEQEKYNEAVWAKKLAEYLGTEHTEFYVSEDTALETVSDIPSIYDEPFADTSSIPTCILSRLAREHVKVVMSGDGGDELFCGYNYYSKSVRLAEAVRRTPGALRRGLKAALCGLSVEKFESVGKTLRCSWITGRTRNYERNRAALLGIMENDMAEMYRRRLGTWAPEDFAGIFRENRDFHDETFKSDFAAIHSEELWTQMLYADFNVWLPDDILTKVDRASMSTGLEAREPLLDHRVVDLAARIPLDLKYRNGESKYILKKILSRHIPAELYDRPKKGFSSPVDSWLRGRLRPLVENYLSPEAIRKSGVFDPGEISRWKKRFYDHSSPGAPRIWNLLMFQMWHERWH; encoded by the coding sequence ATGTGCGGCATAACAGGCATCTACAGTCCCGGAGCAACCGTCAGTGCAGCCGTGATCTCGGCCATGACCAACACTCTACGTCACAGGGGCCCCGACCACTCGGGCACCTACGTTAACCCGGACAGGACTGTAGGTCTCGGACATACGAGACTCTCGATCATAGATCTCTCCGAGAGGGGAAACCAGCCCATGGCAAATGACGGCGGCGGGATACAGGTAAGCTACAACGGCGAGATATACAACTACAAGGAAATCAGGGAAGAACTTCGGCAAAAGGGCCACGTTTTCAGAACCAATTCCGATACCGAAGTGCTGATCAGGTCCTACGAGGAATGGGGTATAGAGTGCCTACATAAGTTCATAGGCATGTTCGCCCTTGCAATCTGGGACGAGAGGGAGAGCAGGCTTTACCTCGCGAGGGACCGCGTGGGAATAAAGCCGCTTTACTACTACAGAGAAAACGGGCTTTTTCTTTTCGGTTCGGAACTAAAGGCCGTAATGGAGCATCCGGGATTTCAGAAGAGGATAAACCCCGACGGTCTCGCGCTTTTCCTGAGATACAACTACATAAGAAGCCCTTACACCATATTCGAGAACACCTTTAAGCTTGAGCCCGGCCATTACTTCTGCCTGCACGACGGGCAGCTTGAAAAGCACAGGTACTGGGACATAACGGAATCCTATAACGCCCATCCTTATGACATCGACGAGGAAGAGGCCTGCGATATACTTGAGGAAACCATGCTTGATTCCCTTAAGTACAGGCTGGTTTCAGATGTGCCCGTCGGGCTTTTCTTGAGCGGAGGCATAGATTCAAGCACAGTGGCCACGCTCCTTCAGAAAAACATCCCGACGCCGCTTAAGACCTTCACCATAGGGTTCGAGCAGGAAAAATACAACGAGGCCGTTTGGGCGAAAAAACTCGCAGAATATCTGGGAACCGAGCACACGGAATTCTACGTATCGGAAGACACCGCACTTGAGACCGTGTCCGATATCCCGTCGATTTACGACGAGCCTTTCGCCGACACTTCGTCAATACCGACATGCATACTGTCTAGGCTTGCGAGGGAGCACGTAAAGGTGGTGATGTCGGGAGACGGGGGAGACGAGCTTTTCTGCGGATATAACTACTACTCAAAATCCGTGCGTCTCGCAGAGGCGGTCAGAAGGACACCCGGAGCGCTGAGACGGGGACTCAAGGCCGCACTTTGCGGCCTCAGTGTCGAAAAATTCGAGTCCGTGGGAAAAACCCTCAGATGTTCCTGGATTACCGGGCGCACCAGAAACTACGAGAGAAACCGGGCGGCCTTGCTCGGCATAATGGAAAACGACATGGCCGAGATGTATAGACGGAGGCTCGGAACATGGGCTCCTGAAGACTTTGCGGGCATATTCAGGGAAAACCGGGATTTTCACGATGAGACGTTCAAGTCTGATTTTGCCGCCATACACAGCGAGGAGCTCTGGACACAGATGCTTTACGCCGATTTTAACGTCTGGCTTCCCGATGACATACTGACCAAGGTAGACAGGGCGTCCATGAGTACGGGCCTTGAGGCGAGGGAGCCGCTGCTTGACCACAGGGTCGTTGATCTTGCGGCAAGAATTCCCCTTGATCTCAAGTACAGGAACGGGGAAAGCAAGTATATCTTAAAGAAAATACTTTCAAGGCACATACCCGCTGAGCTTTACGACCGCCCGAAAAAAGGATTTTCAAGTCCCGTTGATTCGTGGCTCAGGGGTAGGCTTCGGCCCCTTGTCGAAAATTACCTAAGCCCTGAGGCGATAAGAAAAAGCGGGGTGTTTGACCCAGGCGAGATCTCCCGGTGGAAAAAAAGATTCTACGATCATTCATCCCCTGGGGCACCTCGGATATGGAACTTGCTCATGTTCCAGATGTGGCATGAGAGATGGCATTAA